One genomic region from Candidatus Nitrosopumilus koreensis AR1 encodes:
- a CDS encoding iron-containing alcohol dehydrogenase, translating into MQTVRIPKVINFGENALGETEYPKNALIVTTVPPELSDKWIARMGIQDYMLYDQVKPEPSIDDVNAVISQFKDKNPSVLIGLGGGSSMDVVKYAAPEMKKEKILIPTTFGTGAEMTTYCVLKFDGKKKLLREDRFLADMAVVDSYFMDGTPEQVIKNSVCDACAQATEGYDSKLGNDLTRTLCKQAFEILYDAIMNDKPENYPYGSMLSGMGFGNCSTTLGHALSYVFSNEGVPHGYSLSSCTTVAHKHNKSIFYDRFKEAMDKLGFDKLELKADVSEAADVVMTDKGHLDPNPIPISKDDVIKCLEDIKAGNL; encoded by the coding sequence ATGCAAACAGTACGCATTCCAAAAGTTATCAACTTTGGAGAAAATGCACTTGGTGAAACAGAATATCCTAAAAATGCACTAATTGTCACAACAGTTCCTCCAGAACTATCTGACAAATGGATTGCAAGAATGGGAATTCAGGATTATATGCTGTATGACCAAGTAAAACCTGAACCATCAATTGATGATGTCAATGCTGTTATTTCACAATTCAAAGACAAAAACCCCTCTGTCTTAATTGGATTGGGTGGTGGAAGTTCAATGGATGTAGTAAAATATGCTGCACCTGAGATGAAAAAAGAAAAGATCTTAATTCCAACAACCTTCGGAACCGGAGCAGAAATGACAACTTATTGTGTTCTCAAATTTGATGGCAAAAAGAAATTGTTACGTGAAGACAGATTCTTAGCTGACATGGCAGTAGTCGATTCATATTTCATGGATGGAACTCCTGAACAAGTCATCAAAAACTCTGTCTGTGATGCATGTGCTCAAGCTACTGAAGGCTATGATAGCAAACTTGGTAATGACTTGACTAGAACTCTATGTAAACAAGCATTTGAGATTCTTTATGATGCAATTATGAATGACAAACCAGAAAACTATCCTTATGGTTCAATGTTGTCTGGTATGGGATTTGGTAATTGTTCTACAACCCTTGGACATGCTTTGTCCTATGTATTCTCAAATGAGGGTGTGCCACATGGTTATTCCCTTTCATCATGTACCACAGTTGCTCACAAACATAACAAATCTATCTTCTATGACAGATTCAAAGAGGCAATGGATAAACTAGGATTTGATAAATTAGAACTCAAAGCCGATGTTTCTGAAGCTGCTGATGTCGTAATGACTGATAAAGGACATTTGGATCCAAATCCAATTCCAATATCAAAAGACGATGTTATAAAATGTCTTGAAGATATCAAAGCAGGCAATTTGTAA
- a CDS encoding glycerate-2-kinase family protein — protein MSIQNFEELATNDKKRECLEILESGLNAANPENIISKYVTPEKIKINGKTIDITKYSNIYSVAFGKAGDSMTRALNTIIPIKSGIIVIPKGSKSVIKSKKFQIFNSRHPEPDQTSVKAAKEVMKFVQNKKSDELIIFLVSGGGSSLLAMPNDITLDDKIFVTKLLLKSGATIQEFNCVRKHLSKIKGGRLVENMKCQGVSLIMSDVEGDDLSSIASGTTYMDNTTFSDALEILEKYKLKRKTPIEVLQVLEKGLENEKLETPKKYKIENQVIANNGDCLKAMEIQAKKKGYKVKTIQVFGDIKEAVKKFLRIFLKSKKHVCFLEEKQLSKF, from the coding sequence ATGAGCATTCAAAATTTTGAAGAGTTGGCAACAAATGACAAGAAAAGAGAGTGTTTAGAGATTTTAGAATCAGGACTCAATGCAGCAAATCCTGAAAACATTATCTCAAAGTATGTAACACCTGAAAAAATCAAGATTAATGGTAAAACCATCGACATTACAAAATATTCTAACATTTACTCTGTTGCATTTGGAAAAGCGGGAGATTCAATGACAAGAGCGCTTAATACCATAATTCCAATTAAAAGTGGAATCATAGTAATTCCCAAAGGCTCAAAGTCAGTAATTAAGAGTAAAAAATTCCAAATATTCAATTCTAGGCATCCAGAACCTGATCAAACCAGTGTAAAAGCAGCAAAAGAAGTAATGAAATTTGTACAAAACAAAAAAAGTGATGAACTAATAATTTTTCTAGTTTCAGGAGGAGGGTCATCACTTTTGGCCATGCCAAATGATATAACATTAGATGACAAAATCTTTGTTACAAAATTACTACTAAAATCAGGAGCAACCATTCAAGAATTTAATTGTGTTAGAAAACATCTCTCAAAAATCAAAGGTGGAAGACTAGTTGAAAACATGAAATGCCAAGGAGTGAGTTTGATAATGTCAGATGTTGAAGGTGACGATCTTTCGTCTATTGCATCAGGTACAACATACATGGACAACACAACATTTTCAGATGCGTTAGAAATTTTAGAAAAATACAAGTTAAAAAGAAAAACCCCAATTGAGGTTTTACAGGTTTTAGAAAAAGGATTAGAAAATGAAAAATTAGAAACTCCAAAAAAATACAAAATTGAAAACCAAGTAATAGCAAATAATGGAGATTGCCTCAAAGCAATGGAAATACAAGCAAAAAAGAAAGGGTACAAAGTCAAAACAATACAAGTTTTCGGAGATATTAAAGAGGCAGTAAAAAAATTCTTGAGAATATTTCTGAAGAGCAAAAAACATGTCTGCTTTTTGGAGGAGAAACAACTGTCAAAGTTTTAG
- a CDS encoding MOFRL family protein yields MGGRNQELVLRLLKNTQKFKKIVIASMGTDGIDGNSVFAGAITENVKVDLNIMKEFLKNSDSGRFFQKQKGSIITDFTHTNLMDIGTILR; encoded by the coding sequence ATGGGTGGAAGAAATCAAGAATTAGTTCTAAGACTTTTGAAGAACACTCAAAAATTCAAAAAAATAGTTATAGCATCAATGGGAACTGATGGGATCGACGGGAATTCAGTATTTGCAGGAGCAATTACTGAGAATGTCAAAGTAGACCTAAACATCATGAAAGAATTTCTAAAAAATAGCGATTCAGGTAGGTTCTTCCAAAAACAAAAGGGGAGCATCATCACAGATTTTACACATACAAATCTCATGGACATAGGTACGATTTTGAGATAA
- a CDS encoding exonuclease, which yields MTKNGILCEVNDRRVCLDPKNADATGINFVSHAHADHVPSKNGGTILASIETSEIANLRGFKMKNHVEYLDDFSLIDSGHILGAKGLLFDDIFYTGDICTRTRGFLQGAKVPKCKTLITECTFGLPEFVFPKMDEIQKQVNELISELYGKGIPVILMGYQLGKAQTITQLFGHWGPLYFHDSVKEMNTLHQKFGVSLKDGVGHSEAQKNGLLDKKPWIMVAPMMSSKSKFIQDMKLKYGAVTIGFSGWAQSTKFSFGRRTDYSIPMSDHCDFDELVNMVIQSGAEQVYTIHGFVEEFAEHLKKKLGISAQPLLENSLDDFT from the coding sequence ATGACAAAAAATGGAATCCTGTGTGAGGTAAATGATAGACGTGTTTGTTTAGATCCAAAAAACGCTGATGCCACAGGAATAAATTTTGTATCTCATGCTCATGCCGATCATGTTCCTTCAAAAAATGGCGGAACAATTCTGGCTTCTATCGAAACAAGTGAAATTGCTAATTTGCGCGGATTTAAAATGAAAAACCATGTTGAATATCTTGATGATTTTTCATTAATTGATAGTGGGCATATCCTTGGAGCAAAGGGACTTCTTTTTGATGACATATTTTACACCGGAGATATCTGTACACGTACTAGGGGATTTCTTCAAGGTGCAAAAGTTCCAAAATGCAAAACACTAATCACTGAATGTACATTTGGTCTACCCGAATTTGTATTTCCTAAAATGGATGAAATACAAAAACAAGTAAATGAATTAATTTCAGAACTATATGGTAAAGGTATCCCTGTTATTTTGATGGGATATCAACTTGGCAAGGCGCAAACTATCACTCAACTCTTTGGACATTGGGGACCTCTTTATTTTCATGATTCTGTAAAAGAGATGAACACTCTGCATCAAAAATTTGGTGTGTCTCTAAAAGATGGAGTTGGGCATTCTGAGGCTCAAAAAAATGGATTGTTGGATAAAAAACCGTGGATAATGGTTGCACCTATGATGTCAAGTAAAAGTAAATTCATTCAAGATATGAAATTAAAATATGGTGCAGTAACGATTGGTTTTAGTGGCTGGGCCCAATCAACAAAGTTTTCTTTTGGCAGACGAACAGACTACTCAATTCCTATGAGTGATCATTGTGATTTTGATGAACTTGTAAATATGGTAATCCAATCCGGTGCTGAACAAGTCTACACAATACATGGCTTTGTTGAAGAATTTGCAGAACATCTAAAGAAAAAACTTGGAATTAGCGCTCAACCATTACTGGAAAATTCTTTAGATGATTTTACTTGA
- the purN gene encoding phosphoribosylglycinamide formyltransferase, whose product MLNLGILISGRGSNMESILKAIKKKKIPINPAIVISNKPDAKGLKIAQKLGINTEVVESKGFKGNRAEYDEKIMEVLTKYGVSPRNGLVCLAGFMRIISPEFVKKYKNRIINIHPALLPSFPGLDAQKQALDYGAKFSGCTVHFVDSGMDTGPVIIQSVVRVKENDTEHSLSKRILKEEHKIYPEAVNLFARKKIKVHGRKTKIG is encoded by the coding sequence TTGCTAAATCTTGGAATTTTAATCTCAGGTCGTGGAAGCAACATGGAATCTATCCTAAAGGCAATTAAGAAAAAAAAGATACCAATTAACCCAGCAATAGTAATTTCAAATAAACCAGATGCAAAGGGTCTAAAAATTGCACAAAAACTTGGAATCAATACAGAAGTTGTTGAAAGTAAAGGGTTCAAGGGAAACAGAGCAGAATATGATGAAAAAATCATGGAGGTCTTGACAAAATATGGAGTTTCACCAAGAAATGGGCTAGTGTGTCTAGCAGGTTTTATGAGAATAATTAGTCCAGAATTTGTAAAAAAATACAAAAATAGAATAATTAACATTCATCCTGCACTTTTGCCTTCATTTCCAGGACTAGATGCACAAAAACAGGCATTAGATTATGGTGCAAAATTTTCAGGATGTACAGTACATTTTGTAGATTCAGGAATGGATACAGGCCCAGTAATAATTCAGTCAGTTGTCAGAGTAAAAGAAAATGATACTGAGCATTCACTATCAAAAAGAATTCTAAAAGAAGAACACAAAATTTACCCTGAGGCAGTGAATCTATTTGCAAGAAAAAAGATCAAAGTACATGGTCGTAAAACAAAGATCGGTTAA
- a CDS encoding cupin domain-containing protein, whose amino-acid sequence MKLEFDLNQYLEKTKNGSDYFYTFINRESLAVGVLTLQPGEEDTQTPHESDEVYYVISGNGFLRIKDNDYKVSKDKLFFVAKDIEHYFHGNTKELKVLYFFGGPDS is encoded by the coding sequence TTGAAACTAGAATTTGATTTAAACCAATATCTAGAAAAAACTAAAAACGGCAGTGATTATTTTTATACTTTTATTAATCGAGAAAGTTTAGCTGTTGGTGTTTTAACACTACAACCTGGAGAAGAAGATACTCAAACCCCTCATGAAAGTGATGAAGTTTATTATGTAATATCTGGCAATGGATTTTTACGAATTAAAGATAATGATTACAAGGTTTCAAAAGACAAACTATTTTTTGTTGCAAAAGACATCGAACATTATTTTCATGGTAACACAAAAGAACTAAAGGTATTGTATTTTTTTGGTGGCCCTGATTCTTAA
- a CDS encoding antibiotic biosynthesis monooxygenase family protein yields the protein MIADVQLKDGAEDDFKNWFSESNKVLANFPGFISRKFLKSTDGSYRIVVEHESKETFIKMHNSPEHEKLHPQGHSYMSEPPQRKTYTVAAE from the coding sequence ATGATAGCAGACGTTCAACTCAAAGATGGCGCTGAAGATGACTTCAAAAATTGGTTTTCAGAATCAAATAAAGTTCTAGCAAACTTTCCTGGATTCATATCTAGAAAATTCCTAAAATCAACTGATGGGAGTTATAGAATTGTTGTAGAGCATGAAAGCAAGGAGACATTTATCAAAATGCATAACAGTCCCGAACATGAAAAACTTCACCCACAAGGACATTCTTACATGAGTGAGCCCCCTCAAAGAAAAACATACACAGTAGCTGCTGAATAA
- a CDS encoding bifunctional 5,10-methylenetetrahydrofolate dehydrogenase/5,10-methenyltetrahydrofolate cyclohydrolase, which produces MTGTKIDGKIIAQSVKDRVKKAVEELKTQGINPCLATVLVGNNPASATYVRNKHKACEEVGIATKDHKLDANTTQVQLNEIIENLNNDNSVHGILVQLPLPEQLDEFITTSRISPLKDVDGLTPHNAGLLAMKKAALVACTPSGVMEMFDYHGIDLEGKNIVLINRSNLVGKPLYHLLLDKNATVITCHSRTRNLTELCKSADIIITAVGDRNKFTLTSDMIKEGAVVIDVAISRFQEKLVGDADFEDIIQKASFATPVPGGVGPMTVAMLLKNTITAASLSSQIGRQS; this is translated from the coding sequence ATGACAGGGACCAAAATTGATGGCAAGATAATTGCACAGTCAGTCAAAGACAGGGTGAAAAAAGCAGTAGAGGAATTAAAGACTCAAGGAATCAACCCATGCCTAGCAACGGTTCTTGTAGGCAACAATCCAGCTTCTGCCACCTATGTTAGAAACAAACACAAGGCGTGTGAGGAGGTAGGAATTGCTACAAAAGATCATAAACTTGATGCAAATACAACCCAAGTTCAACTTAATGAGATTATTGAAAATTTGAATAATGATAATTCAGTACATGGTATTCTTGTTCAATTACCACTACCAGAACAATTAGATGAATTTATCACAACATCAAGAATTTCCCCATTAAAGGATGTTGACGGATTGACCCCACACAATGCAGGATTGTTAGCAATGAAAAAAGCTGCTCTTGTTGCATGCACACCATCAGGAGTAATGGAGATGTTTGATTATCATGGAATAGATTTGGAAGGAAAAAATATTGTATTAATTAACAGAAGTAATCTTGTAGGAAAACCACTATATCATTTGCTATTAGACAAAAATGCAACAGTCATTACATGTCATTCCAGAACTAGAAACTTGACAGAGTTGTGCAAATCAGCAGACATAATCATTACAGCAGTAGGAGACCGAAACAAATTCACATTAACATCAGACATGATAAAAGAAGGGGCAGTTGTTATTGACGTTGCAATATCAAGATTTCAAGAAAAATTAGTTGGAGATGCAGACTTTGAAGATATTATTCAAAAGGCATCTTTTGCAACACCGGTACCAGGTGGAGTTGGTCCGATGACAGTTGCAATGCTTTTAAAAAACACAATAACTGCAGCATCATTGAGTAGTCAAATTGGACGACAATCCTGA
- a CDS encoding 5-formyltetrahydrofolate cyclo-ligase — protein MDDNPEKKSIRSILLEKRDNTSFDLMKIASEKINKKLKKIKAFSDAQKIGVYYPIGSEIFTQDIIQELLSKGKEVYLPRVSENNIDFKKITDFSSLEKGNFDIMEPKIVCETENNLDVVLVPTVGITPKGVRLGYGHGFYDRFLAKHKTTTISLTLEKQIVKNIPKSEHDMLIDWIVTEDRVLKTQR, from the coding sequence TTGGACGACAATCCTGAAAAAAAATCAATTCGTAGTATTCTTTTAGAAAAAAGAGACAACACATCATTTGATTTGATGAAGATTGCAAGTGAAAAAATCAACAAGAAATTAAAAAAAATCAAGGCATTTAGTGATGCACAAAAAATTGGTGTGTATTATCCAATTGGAAGTGAGATCTTTACTCAAGACATCATCCAAGAATTACTTAGCAAAGGAAAAGAGGTGTATCTCCCAAGAGTGTCAGAAAACAATATAGATTTCAAGAAAATTACTGATTTTTCGAGCCTGGAAAAGGGTAATTTTGACATAATGGAGCCAAAAATAGTATGCGAGACAGAGAATAATCTGGATGTAGTTTTAGTACCAACAGTAGGAATAACCCCAAAGGGAGTCAGATTAGGATACGGACATGGGTTTTATGACAGATTTCTAGCAAAACACAAAACCACCACAATTTCTTTGACTTTGGAAAAACAAATTGTAAAAAATATTCCAAAATCAGAACATGACATGTTAATTGATTGGATTGTAACTGAAGACAGAGTTTTAAAAACTCAAAGATAA
- the purD gene encoding phosphoribosylamine--glycine ligase — translation MVNVLVIGSGGREHALSWKLSQSSNVDTVFTAPGNGGTKNNVSIPVDDLDGLADFAEKNNCFTVVGPEAPLAMGIVDKFNEKNLKIFGPSKDAAQLESSKIWAKNFMKRNDIPTARFEIFDDAQKAQEYVKSLDYNVVVKADGLAAGKGVIVCNSSDEAISAIQTILIKKTFGDAGNRIIIEERIDGIEASYIALSDGNVAIPMASSQDHKRIFDDDKGPNTGGMGAYSPTPIIDENLAKRIQEKIIDKTIQSMKKEGIVFKGFLYAGIMLKDGEPYVLEYNVRMGDPECQPITMRMDFDLYDYFVASANGELSSLPPISWKNQYAVCVVLASEGYPESYPKNEEIVGFDLIPDNAYVFHAGTKEDDGKILSNGGRVLGVTALGDSLESAITNAYLACDKISWPHKFCRKDIGKKGLDYL, via the coding sequence TTGGTCAATGTACTGGTGATTGGTTCTGGAGGAAGAGAACACGCATTATCTTGGAAATTGTCTCAGAGCTCAAATGTTGATACTGTGTTTACTGCTCCTGGAAACGGTGGGACAAAAAACAATGTGTCTATTCCAGTTGATGATCTAGATGGCCTTGCAGATTTTGCTGAAAAAAATAATTGTTTTACCGTAGTTGGGCCTGAAGCCCCTTTGGCTATGGGGATTGTTGATAAATTCAATGAAAAAAATCTCAAAATTTTTGGTCCATCAAAAGATGCTGCCCAACTTGAATCAAGTAAAATTTGGGCAAAAAACTTCATGAAAAGAAATGACATTCCAACTGCTAGATTTGAAATCTTTGATGATGCTCAAAAAGCCCAAGAATATGTAAAATCCCTTGACTATAATGTCGTAGTCAAAGCAGATGGCCTGGCTGCAGGCAAGGGTGTTATTGTTTGTAATAGTTCTGATGAGGCAATTTCTGCAATCCAGACAATTCTAATCAAAAAAACATTTGGAGATGCTGGAAATCGAATCATAATAGAAGAACGAATTGATGGCATTGAGGCATCATACATTGCACTATCAGATGGAAATGTTGCCATTCCTATGGCTTCCAGTCAAGATCATAAGAGAATTTTTGATGATGATAAAGGTCCTAACACTGGAGGGATGGGAGCATACTCTCCTACACCAATAATAGATGAAAATCTTGCAAAAAGAATACAAGAAAAAATTATTGACAAAACCATTCAATCTATGAAAAAGGAGGGTATAGTTTTCAAAGGATTTCTTTACGCAGGAATTATGTTAAAAGATGGAGAACCATATGTTTTAGAATATAATGTGCGAATGGGTGATCCTGAATGTCAACCAATTACAATGAGGATGGATTTTGATTTGTATGATTATTTTGTTGCAAGTGCAAATGGTGAGTTATCTTCATTACCACCTATATCTTGGAAAAATCAATACGCAGTATGTGTTGTTTTAGCTTCTGAAGGCTATCCTGAATCTTATCCAAAAAATGAAGAGATTGTAGGATTTGACTTAATTCCTGATAATGCATATGTCTTTCATGCTGGAACAAAAGAAGATGATGGAAAAATTCTTTCAAATGGGGGTAGAGTTTTGGGGGTTACTGCTTTAGGTGACTCTTTAGAATCTGCAATTACAAATGCATACCTTGCATGTGATAAAATATCTTGGCCACACAAATTTTGCAGAAAAGATATTGGCAAAAAAGGACTAGATTATCTTTGA
- the ileS gene encoding isoleucine--tRNA ligase: MELSTKFDAKAIESQIREYTESIDLEKQIFASDKPEKIRFIEGPPTMNGIPHAGHLRGRVIKDLWYRYNTLQGKKIEFNGGWDTQGLPVELQVEKELGVTGGKTEAIKQFGIERIVSECKKVVQKYNKTWVEVDKLLGMSFNHEKAYWTFRDEFIEREWQILKKAHENGILEEDFTVIAYCPSCQTSLSHAEVNQGYEEVKDPSLYYKVKLVDEDAFLIVWTTMPFTLVTDAMVGLQPEEDYVYVKAENETWVVGKTRLEEFMAEVKIENYKIEKTAKGSEFEGKKYIHPLLDSIPELNECSKEDNFHVAVSESFVDASTGSGLVHLSPANGEEDIKIANKRKVKIFSPIDDEVKFTSQAGKYQGMFVRDADRLIVEDLKDCDALVKIGKIKHKYPLCWRSHHPIVWLARKGWFYKLDRLDNKAIDAAESVEYFFEQPKNRFLGIIKERHPWCISRERIWGCPLPVWTCEECNERNWFFTRKEIVESADNLPDGPDFELHRPWIDNITIKCKKCGSTKTKREEYVLDTWHNSGSAPYSSLTDEEYSKEIPAPFFTEGIDQTRGWAYTLLIENVILNNGPTPPYKSFLFQGHVLDEKGGKMSKSKGNVLEGMELLQKYPADLIRFYFMWKASPIEPLSFSTDELMSRPYQVINTLFNLHLYFKQNSQYDNFEKSNTVEWAKQNDLLTSPDIWLLSKLQKLILKITDKNNSCRFHESAKAIDDFIINNLSQIYIPITRGELWDEDEEKKDRRLAIYAVLEKVLKILDILIHPFCPFTSEYLYQTVFDGKQSILLDKWPEAQESLVNEEIEESFDIMKDVVSVSSAARMKGKLKRRWPLNEARICVKKGQKAKLESLSELLQSQLNVEKFSIVETEKELGLEQILELKELGLPVKPIIELERKRIGPKAKQHMGKLVTKFSETDPEEIISSLQKDSKFNFDIDGETISLESEDFVVDFDTSENFAVSKRDDYVVFISTLRNKEMMARGLIKDVARRLQTLRKERGYNPTDVLGVASILDLDEESLGMIKEKSDDLAFLVRVKQVNFTESCKEYKDDDIDGQKIRISVE; the protein is encoded by the coding sequence ATGGAATTATCCACAAAGTTTGATGCAAAAGCAATTGAATCACAGATTAGAGAATATACAGAATCAATTGATTTAGAAAAGCAGATTTTTGCATCAGACAAACCTGAAAAAATTAGATTCATTGAAGGCCCTCCAACAATGAATGGAATTCCACATGCAGGACATCTCAGAGGAAGAGTCATCAAAGATTTGTGGTACAGATACAATACACTACAAGGAAAGAAAATAGAATTTAACGGAGGATGGGACACTCAAGGACTTCCTGTAGAATTACAGGTGGAAAAAGAGTTAGGAGTAACAGGTGGAAAAACAGAGGCAATAAAGCAATTTGGCATAGAACGAATTGTGTCAGAATGTAAGAAAGTTGTCCAAAAATATAACAAGACATGGGTGGAAGTTGATAAATTACTTGGAATGTCATTTAATCATGAAAAGGCATATTGGACTTTTCGAGATGAATTCATTGAAAGGGAATGGCAAATACTAAAGAAAGCACATGAAAATGGAATCTTAGAAGAAGACTTTACAGTAATTGCATATTGTCCAAGTTGTCAAACGTCACTTAGTCATGCAGAGGTCAATCAAGGATATGAAGAAGTGAAGGATCCGTCATTATACTATAAAGTAAAACTGGTTGATGAAGACGCGTTTTTGATTGTATGGACTACAATGCCATTTACACTAGTTACTGATGCAATGGTGGGATTGCAACCAGAAGAAGATTACGTGTATGTCAAAGCAGAAAATGAAACATGGGTGGTTGGAAAAACAAGATTAGAAGAATTCATGGCAGAAGTGAAAATTGAAAATTATAAAATTGAGAAAACAGCCAAAGGTTCAGAATTTGAAGGTAAAAAATACATTCATCCATTATTAGATTCAATTCCTGAATTAAATGAATGCTCAAAAGAAGATAATTTCCATGTGGCAGTATCAGAATCATTTGTAGATGCAAGTACTGGAAGCGGTCTTGTGCACCTCTCTCCTGCAAACGGTGAAGAAGACATCAAAATTGCCAATAAAAGAAAAGTCAAAATTTTCAGCCCCATTGATGATGAAGTAAAGTTCACATCACAAGCAGGAAAATATCAAGGAATGTTTGTCAGAGATGCAGACAGACTAATTGTAGAAGATCTAAAGGATTGTGATGCCCTAGTAAAAATTGGGAAAATTAAGCACAAATATCCACTGTGTTGGAGATCACACCATCCAATTGTATGGCTTGCCAGAAAGGGGTGGTTTTACAAATTAGACAGATTAGATAACAAGGCAATTGATGCAGCTGAAAGCGTGGAATATTTTTTTGAGCAACCTAAAAACAGATTTTTGGGAATCATCAAAGAAAGACATCCTTGGTGTATTTCAAGAGAGAGAATTTGGGGGTGTCCATTACCAGTATGGACATGTGAAGAATGTAATGAAAGAAATTGGTTTTTTACAAGAAAAGAGATTGTAGAATCTGCAGATAATCTTCCTGATGGTCCAGACTTTGAACTACACAGACCATGGATTGACAACATTACAATAAAATGCAAAAAGTGTGGAAGTACAAAAACAAAAAGAGAAGAGTATGTCTTAGATACTTGGCACAACAGCGGCTCTGCGCCATATTCATCGTTAACTGATGAAGAATATTCCAAAGAAATTCCAGCTCCGTTTTTTACTGAGGGGATTGATCAGACCAGAGGATGGGCATACACTCTACTTATTGAAAATGTAATCTTAAACAACGGACCTACCCCACCATACAAGTCATTTTTGTTCCAAGGACACGTGCTTGATGAGAAAGGAGGAAAGATGAGTAAAAGTAAAGGAAATGTTTTGGAAGGAATGGAACTTTTGCAGAAGTACCCTGCAGATTTAATCCGATTTTATTTCATGTGGAAAGCAAGCCCAATTGAACCGCTAAGTTTCAGCACAGATGAGTTAATGTCAAGACCATATCAAGTAATTAACACACTGTTCAATTTGCATTTGTACTTTAAACAAAATAGTCAGTACGATAATTTTGAAAAATCAAACACTGTAGAATGGGCAAAACAAAACGACTTGCTAACATCACCAGATATTTGGTTATTATCAAAACTTCAAAAATTGATTCTCAAAATCACAGATAAAAATAATTCATGTAGATTCCATGAGAGTGCAAAAGCAATTGATGATTTCATCATAAACAATCTCAGTCAAATCTACATTCCAATCACACGGGGGGAATTATGGGATGAAGATGAGGAGAAAAAAGACAGAAGGCTTGCAATTTATGCAGTACTGGAAAAAGTTCTAAAAATATTAGATATTTTGATTCACCCATTTTGTCCATTTACGAGTGAATACTTGTATCAAACGGTTTTTGATGGAAAACAAAGCATACTACTTGACAAATGGCCAGAAGCCCAAGAATCACTTGTCAACGAAGAAATTGAAGAATCATTTGACATTATGAAAGACGTAGTGTCTGTTTCATCAGCTGCAAGAATGAAAGGTAAACTGAAACGAAGATGGCCATTAAATGAAGCAAGAATTTGTGTTAAGAAGGGTCAAAAAGCCAAGCTAGAATCATTATCAGAGTTATTGCAATCTCAATTAAACGTAGAAAAATTCAGCATAGTTGAAACAGAAAAAGAATTAGGATTGGAACAAATTTTAGAACTAAAGGAATTAGGATTACCTGTAAAACCAATTATCGAATTAGAAAGAAAAAGAATCGGTCCCAAAGCGAAACAACACATGGGAAAACTTGTAACAAAGTTTTCTGAAACAGATCCTGAAGAAATAATATCATCATTACAAAAAGATTCAAAATTTAATTTTGACATAGATGGAGAAACTATTTCACTGGAAAGTGAAGATTTTGTTGTAGATTTTGATACATCAGAAAACTTTGCAGTATCAAAGAGAGATGATTATGTAGTGTTTATTTCTACTTTAAGAAACAAAGAGATGATGGCAAGAGGATTAATCAAAGATGTTGCAAGAAGACTTCAAACTCTAAGAAAAGAAAGAGGATACAATCCAACTGATGTTTTAGGGGTTGCGTCAATTCTTGATCTAGATGAAGAATCACTTGGGATGATAAAAGAAAAATCAGATGATCTGGCGTTTTTGGTCAGAGTAAAACAAGTAAACTTTACAGAATCATGTAAAGAATACAAAGACGACGATATTGATGGTCAGAAAATTAGGATTTCAGTAGAATAG